In the Alkaliphilus oremlandii OhILAs genome, one interval contains:
- a CDS encoding OadG family protein — MNLLETMKTSMDGLTFGERFLGSLQVTLLGMGIVFISLAVLYFSIVFMNFVINGGKNAKPNPVKPIVVEETPEEEVVVDDTELIAVITAAIAASLQTTTSNIVVRNITRVHDTTPSWARIGRVEQINSRF; from the coding sequence ATGAATTTACTGGAAACAATGAAAACTTCCATGGATGGTTTAACCTTTGGCGAAAGGTTTCTAGGAAGTCTACAGGTTACATTGTTAGGTATGGGCATCGTATTTATCAGCTTGGCTGTATTGTATTTCTCTATCGTTTTCATGAATTTTGTAATAAATGGGGGCAAAAATGCGAAACCAAATCCGGTCAAACCGATTGTCGTAGAAGAAACACCGGAAGAAGAAGTAGTGGTAGATGATACAGAACTCATAGCAGTGATTACAGCAGCCATAGCTGCAAGTCTACAAACAACGACCAGTAACATCGTTGTTAGAAATATTACGCGAGTCCATGATACAACACCTTCATGGGCTAGAATCGGAAGAGTGGAGCAGATCAATAGCAGGTTCTAG
- the meaB gene encoding methylmalonyl Co-A mutase-associated GTPase MeaB, whose amino-acid sequence MSLAQRLLDGDKRAAARLITMFENNDKEAIDILKDLYQHTGKAQVVGITGPPGAGKSTLTDKLAKALRKEGKKIGIIAIDPTSPFTGGSILGDRVRMSDLYTDPDVFIRSMGTRGHLGGLSKATLGATKILDIYGCDYIFIETVGVGQSEVDIVKAADTVLMVMVPGLGDDIQAIKAGIMEIGDVFAINKADRDGAARTKVEIEMSLDFNHSEWRPPVCEVVAIHNKGVDQLLEDLKKHRAYLESTGHLMQRRIKNSEMEILELTQQELMKKILGNSESKNNIYTLSQLVANRDMDPYSASEKILDKIMHNQY is encoded by the coding sequence ATGAGTTTAGCCCAAAGACTTTTAGACGGTGATAAGCGTGCAGCGGCACGTCTTATTACCATGTTCGAAAATAATGATAAAGAAGCAATTGATATACTAAAAGACCTGTACCAACATACAGGGAAAGCTCAGGTAGTTGGAATTACAGGGCCACCAGGAGCAGGTAAAAGTACCCTCACAGATAAATTGGCGAAGGCTCTGAGAAAAGAAGGAAAAAAGATAGGGATTATTGCCATAGACCCCACCAGTCCCTTTACAGGCGGCTCTATTCTGGGAGATCGAGTAAGAATGTCCGATCTGTATACAGATCCAGATGTTTTTATTCGAAGTATGGGAACGAGAGGACATTTGGGAGGACTCTCTAAAGCCACCCTGGGCGCTACGAAGATACTAGATATTTACGGATGTGATTACATATTTATAGAAACTGTAGGGGTAGGGCAATCGGAGGTCGATATCGTAAAAGCTGCAGATACCGTACTCATGGTGATGGTACCTGGCTTAGGCGATGATATTCAAGCTATTAAGGCAGGGATCATGGAAATTGGGGATGTATTTGCTATTAATAAGGCAGATCGAGACGGAGCTGCTCGAACGAAGGTTGAAATTGAAATGTCCCTAGATTTCAACCACAGTGAATGGAGACCACCTGTTTGTGAAGTTGTTGCGATTCATAATAAAGGCGTGGATCAGCTACTGGAGGACTTAAAGAAGCATAGAGCATATTTAGAGTCCACAGGCCATTTGATGCAAAGAAGAATTAAAAATAGTGAGATGGAGATTCTGGAACTGACCCAGCAAGAGCTCATGAAAAAGATATTGGGTAATTCTGAAAGTAAAAATAATATATACACTTTATCTCAGCTGGTTGCTAATCGAGATATGGATCCTTATAGTGCCAGTGAAAAAATATTGGACAAAATAATGCATAATCAATATTAA
- a CDS encoding sodium ion-translocating decarboxylase subunit beta, whose protein sequence is MADIVVEFWGTTGFLNMTGGQLLMIVVSCILFYLAVAKGFEPLLLIPIAFGMLLTNLPLSGVLEPSGSDGTPGGLIHYLYYGVKLGIFPPLIFLGVGAMTDFGPLIANPKSLFLGAAAQAGIFFTFIGATLLGFTAQEAGSIGIIGGADGPTAIFLTSKLAPHLLGPIAVAAYSYMALVPIIQPPIMKALTTKEERMIKMEQLRQVSKIERVVFPIMVTIIVSLIVPSATALVGMLMLGNLFKESGLTDRLSKTAQNELINIVTILLGVSVGATAKAEAFLKLETLKIIALGVIAFGVGTAAGVLLGKLMNKLSGGKVNPLIGSAGVSAVPMAARVSQVVGQKENPSNFLLMHAMGPNVAGVIGSAVAAGVLLSLFG, encoded by the coding sequence ATGGCTGATATAGTTGTAGAATTTTGGGGGACCACAGGATTTCTCAACATGACAGGTGGTCAACTGTTGATGATCGTAGTTTCATGTATTTTATTTTACTTAGCAGTAGCTAAAGGTTTTGAGCCATTATTGCTTATTCCGATCGCCTTTGGTATGTTATTGACAAATTTACCACTTTCAGGAGTTCTGGAACCTAGTGGCAGTGATGGAACACCTGGTGGATTAATTCATTATCTATATTACGGAGTGAAGCTAGGAATATTTCCACCATTAATCTTCCTGGGTGTAGGTGCCATGACAGACTTTGGCCCACTCATTGCAAACCCTAAAAGTTTATTTTTAGGAGCAGCAGCACAGGCAGGCATATTTTTTACATTTATAGGAGCAACACTCCTTGGGTTTACAGCGCAAGAAGCAGGATCCATCGGTATCATTGGTGGAGCAGATGGACCAACAGCCATATTTTTAACATCGAAGCTTGCGCCCCATCTATTAGGACCCATTGCAGTTGCAGCTTATTCCTATATGGCGCTGGTTCCAATTATCCAGCCGCCAATTATGAAGGCTCTTACAACAAAAGAAGAGCGAATGATCAAGATGGAGCAATTAAGACAGGTATCGAAGATCGAAAGAGTGGTATTCCCCATCATGGTAACAATTATTGTTTCCTTAATCGTACCAAGTGCTACAGCTTTAGTGGGAATGCTAATGCTAGGAAACCTATTTAAAGAATCAGGACTTACCGATCGACTTTCCAAAACCGCACAGAATGAATTAATAAATATTGTGACCATATTGCTAGGCGTCAGTGTCGGTGCTACGGCAAAAGCAGAAGCCTTCCTAAAGCTAGAAACACTGAAGATTATCGCATTGGGCGTCATTGCTTTCGGTGTAGGTACAGCGGCAGGTGTACTATTAGGAAAGCTGATGAATAAGCTTTCCGGTGGCAAGGTTAATCCACTGATCGGTTCAGCAGGAGTTTCAGCAGTACCGATGGCAGCTCGGGTTTCCCAAGTCGTTGGACAAAAAGAAAACCCAAGCAACTTCCTATTGATGCATGCCATGGGACCGAATGTAGCAGGTGTAATCGGCTCTGCCGTTGCAGCTGGTGTATTGTTATCTCTATTTGGATAA
- a CDS encoding biotin--[acetyl-CoA-carboxylase] ligase — MRNKILEALYANKGNYVSGEILKEKLGISRTAVWKHIKILQDQGYNIQTAPRKGYVLFEADDKLLSKEIESLLWGHTMGRELIVFDSIDSTNTYGKNNADHLMDGTIILSEEQLAGRGRRGKDWSSPKGTGIWMSMVLKPDIPPTEGVKTTQIAAAAVCKAIRDLTGLDALIKWPNDIVVNGRKVCGILTEMAGQLNKIDYIVVGIGINVNNTEFPEGISAVATSLQIEYGKKIDRKELIVRIIKNFEALYHSYIENLNLTEVVAIVRDYSAVIGKEIKVIHGTSERIVTVHDIDEEGFLIVESGDGKREVIFSGEVSIRGKNGYI; from the coding sequence ATGCGGAATAAAATTTTAGAAGCGTTATATGCTAATAAGGGAAATTATGTTTCTGGAGAGATACTGAAAGAAAAGCTGGGGATATCTCGGACTGCGGTATGGAAGCATATAAAAATCTTACAAGATCAAGGCTATAATATTCAAACGGCTCCTAGAAAAGGATATGTTTTATTTGAAGCCGATGATAAATTACTTTCTAAGGAAATAGAGAGTCTTTTATGGGGCCATACAATGGGGAGGGAACTCATCGTATTTGATTCCATCGACTCTACCAATACTTATGGAAAAAATAACGCAGACCATCTAATGGATGGCACTATTATTTTAAGTGAGGAACAGCTTGCAGGTAGAGGGCGAAGAGGAAAGGATTGGAGCTCTCCTAAAGGAACTGGTATATGGATGAGCATGGTTTTAAAGCCGGATATACCACCGACAGAAGGTGTAAAAACGACCCAAATAGCTGCGGCCGCCGTTTGTAAAGCCATTCGCGACCTAACGGGGCTGGATGCTCTTATTAAATGGCCCAATGATATTGTTGTAAATGGTAGGAAGGTTTGTGGAATTTTGACCGAGATGGCTGGGCAGTTGAATAAAATTGACTATATCGTTGTTGGGATTGGAATCAATGTCAACAATACAGAGTTCCCAGAGGGAATCAGTGCTGTGGCTACATCTTTACAGATAGAATATGGGAAAAAGATCGATCGCAAGGAATTGATTGTAAGGATCATAAAAAACTTTGAAGCTCTTTATCATTCTTATATTGAAAATTTAAATTTAACGGAAGTGGTAGCCATTGTAAGAGATTATTCTGCTGTTATTGGGAAAGAGATCAAAGTGATTCACGGGACTTCAGAGAGAATAGTCACAGTTCACGATATCGATGAGGAAGGATTCTTAATCGTAGAATCGGGGGATGGAAAAAGAGAAGTTATTTTTTCTGGTGAAGTTTCGATTCGAGGTAAAAATGGGTATATATAA
- a CDS encoding biotin/lipoyl-containing protein, giving the protein MKKFNITVNGVSYEVEVEEMKDGVAAPAPREAAPVQKPVAAKPAPKAAPAPKAAPAGATSIEAPMPGNIWKIEVKEGQQVKSGDVLLILEAMKMENEIMAPVDGIVASIHVAEGAAVNSGDVLVSLK; this is encoded by the coding sequence ATGAAAAAGTTTAATATAACTGTAAACGGTGTTTCCTATGAGGTCGAGGTAGAAGAAATGAAAGATGGCGTAGCAGCACCAGCGCCAAGAGAAGCGGCACCAGTGCAAAAGCCTGTAGCTGCAAAGCCAGCACCAAAAGCAGCACCAGCACCAAAGGCTGCGCCAGCAGGGGCAACTAGTATCGAAGCACCAATGCCAGGAAACATATGGAAGATAGAAGTTAAAGAAGGACAGCAAGTAAAATCTGGGGATGTACTTTTAATTCTAGAAGCAATGAAGATGGAGAATGAAATTATGGCTCCAGTTGATGGTATAGTTGCATCAATTCATGTTGCTGAAGGTGCCGCAGTAAACAGTGGAGATGTTTTAGTATCTCTTAAGTAA
- a CDS encoding ECF transporter S component produces MIQSTKMSTKKVTIAGMLGAFSVVLSMTPIGFIPIPFLGINATTMHIPVIIGAIIGGPFVGTLVGLIFGVSSFLRVGSPFFADPLVSILPRLFIGVMSYYTYKATKHAIPTAIVGTLTNTAGVMSMAYFRGYLPLNVIIGIVTLNGVTEAIVSSVIVYLVMKSLKRYTI; encoded by the coding sequence ATGATTCAAAGTACAAAAATGTCAACGAAAAAGGTAACGATCGCCGGTATGCTGGGTGCGTTCTCGGTGGTGCTAAGTATGACGCCAATTGGGTTCATACCGATTCCTTTTTTAGGAATTAACGCAACAACCATGCATATTCCTGTAATTATTGGCGCTATTATCGGAGGTCCATTCGTTGGAACTTTAGTAGGGCTCATATTTGGGGTCAGCAGCTTTCTTAGAGTGGGATCGCCTTTCTTTGCAGACCCGTTGGTATCCATACTGCCAAGACTTTTTATAGGTGTTATGAGTTACTACACCTATAAGGCAACGAAGCATGCCATACCAACAGCCATTGTAGGTACATTGACGAATACGGCCGGTGTAATGTCCATGGCATATTTTAGGGGGTATTTACCTTTAAATGTGATCATAGGAATTGTTACACTGAATGGAGTTACAGAAGCCATTGTTTCTTCTGTGATTGTTTATTTAGTAATGAAATCTTTAAAAAGATATACAATATAA
- the mce gene encoding methylmalonyl-CoA epimerase yields the protein MNVKKVDHIGIAVKNLDEALKFYKDILGLDCVGTEVVEEQKVKVAFLPVGDTEVELLESTAEDGPIAKFIEKKGEGIQHIAFRVDSIEAAIEEMKENGVKMIDETPRYGAGGARIAFCHPKSTGGVLVELSERED from the coding sequence ATGAATGTTAAAAAAGTGGATCACATTGGAATTGCCGTAAAAAATCTAGACGAAGCATTAAAATTTTACAAAGATATTTTAGGTCTAGATTGTGTTGGTACAGAAGTAGTAGAAGAGCAGAAAGTAAAGGTTGCGTTTTTACCAGTAGGGGATACTGAGGTTGAGCTTCTAGAGTCTACAGCGGAGGATGGCCCCATTGCTAAATTCATTGAAAAAAAAGGAGAAGGTATCCAGCACATTGCTTTCAGAGTCGACAGCATTGAAGCGGCTATTGAAGAAATGAAAGAAAATGGCGTGAAGATGATTGATGAAACACCGAGATATGGAGCAGGTGGAGCAAGAATCGCATTCTGCCATCCAAAGAGTACCGGTGGGGTTTTAGTTGAACTTAGTGAAAGGGAGGACTAG
- the mmdA gene encoding methylmalonyl-CoA decarboxylase subunit alpha, whose translation MTMSKLEDLKQRKTKVEEGGGAKRIAAQHERGKLTARERINLLFDEGSFVELDAFVKHRCVNFGMDEIEIPGEGVVTGYGLVDGRPVYAYAQDFTVLGGSLGEMHAKKICKVQDLALKMGAPIVGLNDSGGARIQEAVDALAGYGEIFYRNTIASGVVPQISAIMGPCAGGAVYSPALTDFIFMVDKTSQMFITGPQVIKSVTGEEVSSESLGGAMTHNKTSGVAHFVSANDEECIAEIRRLLGFLPSNNMEAAPEVYSADDLNRIIPELNEIVPENPNKPYDMKEIIQAIADDNDFFEVQPYYAQNMITGFIRINGQSVGVIANQPKVLAGCLDINASDKAGRFIRTCDCFNIPVLTLEDVPGFLPGTSQEYGGIIRHGAKMLYAYSEATVPLVTLITRKAYGGAYLAMGSKHLGADMVFAWPTAEIAVMGPEGAANIIFKNEIAAAEDPQATRTEKIEAYKGEFATPYKAAERGFVDDVIEPSMTRIRIADALNMLASKRESRPAKKHGNLPV comes from the coding sequence ATGACCATGAGCAAATTAGAAGACCTTAAGCAGCGTAAGACTAAAGTTGAAGAGGGTGGCGGGGCAAAGAGAATCGCTGCTCAGCATGAAAGAGGCAAACTGACCGCTAGGGAAAGAATCAACCTTTTATTTGATGAGGGAAGCTTCGTAGAGCTGGATGCTTTTGTTAAGCACAGATGCGTAAACTTTGGTATGGATGAAATTGAAATTCCAGGAGAGGGTGTTGTAACGGGCTATGGATTAGTAGACGGTAGACCTGTTTACGCTTATGCCCAGGACTTTACAGTATTGGGTGGTTCTCTTGGTGAAATGCATGCAAAAAAAATATGTAAAGTTCAAGACTTAGCATTAAAGATGGGTGCTCCAATCGTCGGATTAAACGACTCCGGTGGTGCTAGAATTCAAGAAGCTGTCGATGCCTTAGCAGGCTATGGCGAGATTTTCTATAGAAATACCATCGCTTCCGGTGTCGTGCCGCAAATATCTGCAATTATGGGACCTTGTGCAGGAGGCGCCGTATATTCTCCAGCACTTACAGATTTTATTTTCATGGTTGATAAAACCAGCCAAATGTTTATTACAGGTCCACAGGTTATCAAATCCGTTACAGGAGAAGAAGTGAGCTCAGAAAGCTTAGGTGGGGCAATGACGCATAATAAGACCAGTGGTGTTGCACATTTCGTATCGGCTAATGATGAGGAATGTATCGCTGAAATCAGAAGATTACTTGGTTTCCTACCTTCAAACAATATGGAAGCGGCTCCTGAAGTCTATTCAGCAGATGATTTAAATAGAATCATCCCTGAGCTGAACGAAATTGTACCAGAGAATCCAAATAAGCCATACGATATGAAAGAAATCATCCAAGCTATTGCCGATGACAACGATTTCTTCGAGGTACAGCCCTACTATGCACAGAACATGATTACAGGCTTTATCCGAATCAATGGTCAATCCGTAGGTGTTATTGCGAACCAGCCAAAGGTACTTGCAGGCTGTTTAGATATTAATGCATCCGATAAAGCAGGAAGATTCATTAGAACCTGTGACTGCTTTAATATACCAGTACTAACACTAGAGGACGTTCCAGGATTTCTACCGGGAACCAGCCAGGAATACGGCGGAATTATCCGTCACGGAGCTAAAATGTTATATGCCTATAGCGAAGCTACGGTTCCTCTTGTAACTTTAATTACTAGAAAAGCTTACGGTGGTGCTTATTTAGCAATGGGCAGCAAGCATTTAGGTGCAGACATGGTATTTGCTTGGCCAACGGCTGAAATTGCAGTAATGGGACCTGAGGGAGCAGCAAATATCATATTCAAAAATGAAATTGCAGCTGCTGAAGATCCGCAAGCCACAAGGACAGAAAAAATAGAGGCGTATAAGGGCGAATTTGCAACCCCTTACAAAGCGGCGGAAAGAGGCTTTGTCGATGACGTAATAGAGCCATCTATGACGAGAATTCGAATTGCAGATGCATTGAATATGCTAGCCAGTAAGCGTGAAAGCAGACCGGCTAAAAAACATGGTAATTTACCAGTATAA